The Candidatus Krumholzibacteriia bacterium genome contains a region encoding:
- a CDS encoding DNA topoisomerase VI subunit B — MTVRIKKSTGAPVVFGTDAGEESARRLHTAAPERGAASTTPKKPGSGKAGREKPVREKKRPEGAAAKPMAKKKRREAAARAVRPKKRPEGATAKAVPRKSRREEPAMPATEKPARVSSSREKPESSGAQASTAKPRNRREARTAKSQAAGRRASAETLASRQREISVSEFFTKNRHLLGFDSPARGLLTTVKEAVDNSLDAAEEAGILPTVRVQLVEISEDRYRVMVQDNGPGIVKAQVPKIFGKLLYGSKFHRLKMSRGQQGIGISAAGMYGQLTTGKPVVITSKTGKGKPAHHFEIVIDTTKNAPVVVKDDTLEWEPDHGTRLEIELQGSYKGGRRSVDEYLEQVALANPHAEIFYSPPRDRPEVHFERLSAELPPEPQEIQPHPYGVELGVLQQLLKDTKARTLSAALQSEFSRVSPKVASEILGLAGLAPNRRPHELKPGEVELLHRSIPKVKILAPPATSVVPIGEALIQRGLEREIRAEFTCSSTRPPAVYRGNPFIVEAGLAYGGDLRQVSDDDSEPLATARAEDAQQGPITLLRLANRAPLQYQQSSCAIFRAAVETNWRQYGLSQPKASLPQGPMVLLVHLASVWVPFTSESKEAVAHYPEIVKEIRLALLECGRKLGTYLRRREHARREERRRSIFEMYIGELVESLGKLTQTDRKKLQAKLLELARQHTGDAGEAATAYVAPSRRVRVESPAEPRDDDDEQAQLRLGLEENG; from the coding sequence GTGACGGTTCGCATCAAGAAATCCACCGGCGCCCCGGTGGTCTTTGGGACGGACGCCGGGGAGGAGAGCGCCCGGCGCCTCCATACTGCCGCGCCGGAGCGAGGGGCGGCGAGCACGACGCCCAAGAAGCCTGGGTCAGGAAAAGCGGGACGGGAGAAACCGGTGCGGGAGAAGAAGCGGCCCGAAGGAGCAGCGGCGAAGCCCATGGCGAAGAAAAAGCGGCGGGAAGCGGCGGCAAGGGCGGTGCGGCCGAAGAAACGGCCAGAAGGAGCGACGGCGAAGGCGGTGCCAAGGAAGAGCCGGCGGGAGGAACCGGCGATGCCCGCGACGGAGAAACCGGCGCGGGTGAGCTCGAGTCGTGAAAAGCCGGAATCCTCCGGCGCCCAGGCCTCGACCGCCAAGCCGCGCAACCGGCGCGAGGCGCGCACGGCAAAGAGCCAGGCGGCAGGCAGACGCGCCTCGGCGGAGACCTTGGCCTCGCGGCAGCGCGAGATCTCGGTGAGCGAGTTCTTCACCAAGAACCGCCATCTCCTTGGCTTCGACAGTCCGGCGCGGGGGCTCCTCACCACGGTGAAGGAAGCGGTGGACAACAGCCTGGACGCCGCCGAAGAGGCCGGGATCCTGCCGACGGTGCGGGTGCAGCTGGTCGAGATCAGCGAGGATCGCTACCGCGTCATGGTGCAGGACAACGGCCCCGGAATCGTCAAGGCCCAGGTCCCCAAGATCTTCGGCAAGCTGCTCTACGGCTCCAAGTTCCATCGCCTGAAGATGTCCCGCGGCCAGCAGGGCATCGGCATCTCCGCGGCGGGCATGTACGGACAGCTGACCACGGGGAAACCGGTGGTGATCACCTCGAAGACCGGGAAGGGAAAGCCGGCGCACCACTTCGAGATCGTCATCGACACCACCAAGAACGCTCCCGTCGTGGTCAAGGACGACACCCTGGAATGGGAGCCCGACCACGGCACGCGTCTCGAAATCGAGCTGCAGGGGAGCTACAAGGGCGGCAGGCGCTCGGTGGACGAGTATCTGGAGCAGGTGGCCCTCGCCAATCCGCACGCCGAGATCTTCTACTCCCCGCCGCGCGACCGGCCCGAGGTGCATTTCGAGCGCCTGAGCGCCGAGCTGCCGCCGGAGCCGCAAGAGATCCAGCCCCATCCTTACGGCGTCGAGCTGGGAGTCCTGCAGCAGCTCCTGAAGGACACCAAGGCGCGCACCCTGTCGGCGGCGCTGCAGAGCGAGTTCTCCCGTGTCTCCCCCAAGGTGGCGAGCGAGATCCTCGGGCTCGCCGGCCTCGCCCCCAACCGCCGCCCGCACGAGCTCAAGCCCGGCGAGGTGGAGCTGCTGCACCGCTCCATCCCCAAGGTGAAGATCCTGGCGCCGCCTGCGACCAGTGTCGTGCCCATCGGCGAAGCCTTGATCCAGCGCGGCCTGGAGCGGGAGATCCGCGCCGAGTTCACCTGCTCCTCCACCCGCCCGCCGGCGGTCTACCGCGGCAACCCGTTCATCGTCGAGGCGGGGCTCGCCTACGGCGGCGATCTCCGCCAGGTGAGCGACGACGACAGCGAACCGCTGGCGACGGCACGGGCGGAGGACGCGCAGCAGGGGCCGATCACCTTGCTCCGTCTCGCCAACCGCGCCCCGCTCCAGTATCAGCAATCGTCGTGCGCCATCTTCCGCGCCGCGGTGGAAACGAACTGGCGGCAGTACGGCCTGTCGCAGCCCAAGGCGTCGCTGCCCCAGGGCCCGATGGTGCTCCTCGTGCACCTGGCTTCGGTGTGGGTGCCGTTCACCAGCGAGTCGAAGGAAGCGGTGGCCCATTACCCGGAGATCGTGAAGGAGATCCGCCTGGCGCTCCTGGAGTGCGGCCGCAAGCTCGGCACCTACCTCCGCCGGCGCGAGCACGCGCGCCGCGAGGAGCGGCGCCGCAGCATCTTCGAGATGTACATCGGTGAGCTGGTGGAGTCTCTCGGCAAGCTCACCCAGACGGACCGCAAAAAGCTGCAGGCCAAGCTCCTCGAGCTCGCCCGCCAGCACACCGGCGACGCCGGCGAGGCGGCGACAGCGTACGTCGCCCCGTCGCGGCGGGTGCGGGTGGAGAGCCCGGCGGAACCGAGGGACGACGACGACGAGCAAGCGCAACTGCGGCTCGGACTGGAGGAGAACGGATGA
- a CDS encoding DNA topoisomerase IV subunit A, giving the protein MSARRKTTKKRDGAAGVAQKLVQLGEEAVRQIHAGKNPNVEIPLRTLANVKFDPKKSIIELGDETQSRALFNVAQARKYMQTMLVASACKDLVDVGKTTSIRDLYYITKHTIPDSRQNTFEEQEESDPIIEDLEVTMDSLREEMHLFASNRGSMVGPLTIVDSGDTIDLRRLGSGGWSVPSIVEANVIQFKKSDAAMIVLVEKDAVWRRLNEDRFWKKHNAIIVHGNGMAPRGVRRLCHRMVQELKLPLYVLVDNDPWGFYIYSVVKQGSINLAYESLRMAVPQARFVGLSSFDAERYGLSDNVKIKLDDIDERRAKQMLAYPWFERKEWQKELHKMLKVGVKLELEALSSKGISFISEEYLPQKIRDRQYLA; this is encoded by the coding sequence ATGAGCGCGCGGCGGAAAACGACGAAGAAGCGCGACGGCGCCGCCGGGGTGGCCCAGAAGCTGGTGCAGCTCGGCGAGGAGGCGGTGCGGCAGATCCACGCCGGCAAGAACCCGAACGTGGAGATCCCGCTGCGCACTCTGGCGAACGTCAAGTTCGACCCCAAGAAGTCCATCATCGAGCTCGGGGACGAGACCCAGAGCCGCGCCCTCTTCAATGTCGCCCAGGCACGCAAATACATGCAGACGATGCTGGTGGCGTCGGCGTGCAAGGACCTGGTGGACGTGGGCAAGACCACCAGCATCCGCGATCTCTACTACATCACCAAGCACACCATCCCCGACAGCCGGCAGAACACCTTCGAGGAGCAGGAGGAATCGGATCCCATCATCGAGGACCTGGAGGTCACCATGGACTCGCTGCGGGAGGAGATGCACCTCTTCGCCTCCAACCGTGGTTCCATGGTGGGCCCCCTCACCATCGTGGACTCCGGCGACACCATCGACCTGCGGCGCCTGGGCAGCGGCGGCTGGAGCGTGCCCTCCATCGTCGAGGCCAACGTCATCCAGTTCAAGAAGAGCGACGCAGCGATGATCGTGCTGGTGGAGAAGGATGCCGTTTGGCGGCGTCTGAACGAGGACCGTTTCTGGAAGAAGCACAACGCCATCATCGTGCACGGCAACGGCATGGCGCCGCGGGGGGTGCGGCGGCTCTGCCACCGCATGGTGCAGGAGTTGAAGCTGCCCCTCTACGTGCTGGTGGACAACGACCCCTGGGGTTTCTACATCTATTCGGTGGTGAAGCAGGGTTCCATCAACTTGGCCTACGAGAGCTTGCGCATGGCCGTGCCCCAGGCGCGCTTCGTCGGCCTCTCCTCCTTCGACGCCGAGCGTTACGGCCTGTCGGACAACGTCAAGATCAAGCTCGATGACATCGACGAGCGCCGGGCCAAGCAGATGCTCGCCTACCCCTGGTTCGAGCGCAAGGAATGGCAAAAGGAGCTGCACAAGATGCTGAAGGTCGGCGTCAAGCTCGAGCTCGAAGCCTTGTCCTCCAAGGGCATCTCCTTCATCTCCGAGGAGTATCTGCCGCAGAAGATTCGCGACCGCCAGTACCTGGCGTAG